The DNA window GCGTCTCCCGACGCCTTATAAAGTTCGTGCATCAGGATAATATCTCCGTCCTTCACTTTACCGAGCACCGCCTCCACCGACTTGTCGGCATTCTTTGTTTTCCAGTCCAGTGTATCGATATTCCACAGAATGATCGGGTAATGGACATTGCCTAAAACCGTGCTGTTTTTGCTTCCTCCCGGCAGGCGCACCAGCCTGGGGCTCTCCCCCGTTATGGCCGCAATGGCCTGATTGCAAAGCTCCACCTGGCTGACAATTTCATCCGCACTCAGCTTGTTCAGATATTTATGATCATATGTATGATTGGCAATTTCATGGCCGTTGCCATGCATTCTCTTGATTTCCGTCTTGTTATCCGCCACACGGTTTCCCACAACAAAGAAGGTGGCGCGGCCGTTATATTGTTCCATACTGTCCATAATGCGGTTTCCTACCGGCGCATACGGCCCGTCGTCGAAGGTCAGCGCAATCATTGGTTTGGACGGATCAAGATATCTTCCTCCGCTTAAAACAAGGCCCGCTTCTTCGGCCCCCTTCTCTGTTTCCGCCATCAGGGACTCCGCGGCCCGGGATTCCAGTTCCGCCTGGCTCTGCTGCGTCTGTGCCTGAGGATCCTGCGTTTCTGCGGGCGCAGAGGATTGTGCCTGGCTTTCCGGCTGCTTACCTGCGGCCTCTTCCTGTATCGTGTGAACGGCCGCCTGTGTCTCCTGGTTCGCTGTCTGCCCTTCCTGAGGTGTCTGCCCTTCCTGGCTCATCTGTCTCTCACTGGGAATTCTGTTTTCTGTCCCGGAATTTCCAGAGGCAGAGGGAGCTCCTGCATATGCAGCCGTAGCCGCCGCAATCATGCATCCAAGGACCAGCATTGCCAGCGCCATCTTTTTAATCTTTCTTCTCTTCCGCCTCATCATAACAACTCCTTTTCTTCTGTACTGAGTATTAGACGGAAAAAGGTCGGAAAAAGTTTCATCCATTTCCCTGAAACTGAAATTTCTGTGGAGTTTGATAGTTACTGTTCACAGGTAATGTCCCGCGAGGCGTTTTCGCGCGTATCTTGCGTGAAAATCCCGAGTTACACGGCGCGACGCAACAAAAAGTGCGCGATGCGGACTTTTCATTACAAGCAACGGCACTTTTTGCCGTTTCTGTGCATCGCGAAGCGTGTTATTGTTCACAGCGCAATGCGGTGTGAACAGTAACGTTTGATATCGAAAACTTTAAATGAAAGATGACCCCCCTGTTTAAAAACACAATAAAATTTGTTAAAATGAAAGTGAACCATTCAAACAGCGCTCCCCGGAAAACCAATCTCATTGCACACAACTTTCAGAGAGCCGTGTTGGATGGTACTGATTTCAGCTCTTCGCTCCTGATAGCGGCAAGTTATCCAAACCGTACCATATTGCACAAGAAATCTCATTTTCAAAATGATACAATAACAGGCATATCATAAAGCCATTATTTTCCGGACGAAAATGATACGATTGAAAAAGGAGCGTAAAAGTCAATGAA is part of the [Clostridium] symbiosum genome and encodes:
- a CDS encoding polysaccharide deacetylase family protein, with the protein product MMRRKRRKIKKMALAMLVLGCMIAAATAAYAGAPSASGNSGTENRIPSERQMSQEGQTPQEGQTANQETQAAVHTIQEEAAGKQPESQAQSSAPAETQDPQAQTQQSQAELESRAAESLMAETEKGAEEAGLVLSGGRYLDPSKPMIALTFDDGPYAPVGNRIMDSMEQYNGRATFFVVGNRVADNKTEIKRMHGNGHEIANHTYDHKYLNKLSADEIVSQVELCNQAIAAITGESPRLVRLPGGSKNSTVLGNVHYPIILWNIDTLDWKTKNADKSVEAVLGKVKDGDIILMHELYKASGDAAVRIIPALSEQGYQFVTVSELIRFRGGVKNGGVYYSFHQGK